One Rissa tridactyla isolate bRisTri1 chromosome 4, bRisTri1.patW.cur.20221130, whole genome shotgun sequence DNA window includes the following coding sequences:
- the GREM1 gene encoding gremlin-1 produces MVRTLYAVGAVFLLMGFLLPAAEGRKRNRGSQGAIPPPDKDQPNDSEQMQTQQQSGSRHRERGKGTSMPAEEVLESSQEALHITERKYLKRDWCKTQPLKQTIHEEGCNSRTIINRFCYGQCNSFYIPRHVRKEEGSFQSCSFCKPKKFTTMTVTLNCPELQPPRKKKRITRVKECRCISIDLD; encoded by the coding sequence ATGGTCCGCACACTGTATGCCGTCGGCGCTGTGTTTCTTCTGATGGGATTTCTGCTACCGGCagcagaagggagaaagaggaaccGTGGATCTCAAGGTGCTATCCCTCCTCCCGACAAAGATCAGCCCAATGATTCGGAGCAAATGCAGACGCAGCAGCAGTCAGGCTCTCGGCATCGAGAACGAGGAAAAGGCACCTCGATGCCTGCTGAAGAGGTGCTGGAGTCTAGTCAGGAGGCATTGCACATCACTGAGCGCAAATATCTAAAGCGGGACTGGTGTAAAACGCAACCCCTCAAACAAACTATCCACGAAGAAGGCTGCAACAGTCGTACCATCATCAACAGGTTCTGCTATGGCCAGTGCAATTCCTTCTACATCCCCAGGCACGTCCGTAAAGAGGAAGGCTCCTTCCAATCGTGTTCCTTCTGCAAGCCCAAGAAATTCACCACCATGACTGTTACACTCAATTGCCCTGAGCTTCAGCCCccgagaaagaagaaaagaatcacCCGAGTTAAGGAATGCCGGTGTATATCTATTGACTTGGACTAA